In Anabaena sphaerica FACHB-251, a genomic segment contains:
- the murB gene encoding UDP-N-acetylmuramate dehydrogenase translates to MTISQAAGNVCTISALTTNKQKTANSVDSKVIYLPGTECVIKSQASLSAFTSYRVGGEAQWYVAPRNVEALQASFEYANTLDLPVTILGAGSNLLVSDQGIPGLVIATRHFRSKHFDPETGQLTVAAGESIPSLAWEAAELGWQGLEWAVGIPGTVGGAVVMNAGAHNSCIADMLVSAELLCPDGTLETLTPAELGYRYRTSLLQGGKRIVTQATFQLQPGADPAQVIATTKQHKQHRLSTQPYNFPSCGSVFRNPKPYTAGWLIEQAGLKGYQIGGAQVAQLHANFIVNRGGAKASDIFCLINHIQREVQERWSIWLEPEVKMIGEFQAVCG, encoded by the coding sequence ATGACAATTTCCCAGGCAGCTGGTAACGTCTGTACAATTTCTGCTTTGACCACCAATAAACAGAAAACAGCTAATTCTGTCGATAGTAAAGTAATTTACTTACCCGGAACTGAATGTGTAATCAAGTCCCAAGCTTCTTTATCGGCATTTACTTCCTACAGAGTTGGAGGAGAAGCTCAATGGTACGTTGCTCCACGCAACGTAGAAGCACTACAAGCAAGCTTTGAGTATGCAAACACACTAGATTTACCAGTGACAATACTGGGAGCAGGTTCTAACTTGCTGGTCAGTGATCAAGGTATACCAGGCTTAGTTATTGCGACTCGTCATTTCCGTTCTAAGCATTTCGACCCCGAAACAGGTCAATTAACTGTTGCGGCAGGAGAATCTATTCCTAGCTTGGCATGGGAAGCAGCAGAATTGGGATGGCAAGGTTTAGAATGGGCTGTTGGTATACCTGGAACCGTTGGCGGTGCAGTTGTTATGAATGCAGGGGCGCATAATAGCTGTATTGCAGATATGTTAGTTAGCGCGGAATTACTCTGTCCCGACGGTACATTAGAAACTCTCACCCCGGCAGAATTAGGTTACAGATACCGAACTTCATTATTGCAGGGGGGCAAAAGGATAGTCACTCAAGCCACCTTCCAACTTCAACCAGGTGCAGATCCCGCACAAGTTATAGCTACAACCAAGCAACACAAACAGCATCGGCTCTCCACCCAACCTTATAATTTTCCCAGTTGTGGCAGTGTGTTCCGCAATCCTAAACCTTACACGGCTGGATGGTTAATTGAACAGGCTGGGTTAAAAGGCTACCAAATCGGCGGAGCGCAAGTAGCCCAACTTCATGCCAATTTTATCGTTAATCGTGGTGGGGCTAAAGCCAGCGATATTTTCTGTCTTATTAATCATATTCAACGTGAAGTACAAGAGCGTTGGTCTATTTGGTTGGAACCAGAAGTTAAAATGATTGGCGAATTTCAAGCTGTTTGTGGATAA
- a CDS encoding IctB family putative bicarbonate transporter has product MNLVWQRFTLSSVPLKEYLDTSYLHRLMVGILHPWRQTSILMQWGDTIAAALLSLIYALAPFVSSTLLGLLLVACVGFWVLLTLSDETSLINAASVTPIHLVVLLYWSIAVIATALSPVKKAALNDLVTLTLYLLLFALCARVLRISRLRSWLITLYLHVSLIVSVYGIRQWFFGAKALATWVDPESSLAKTTRVYSYLGNPNLLAGYLLPAVVLSLIAIFAWRGWIRKALALTMFVANTASLVLTFSRGGWIGLVVGLLAAMALLVYWWSVEMPTFWRTWSLPIIVGGLIGVLVLAVIFVEPVRVRVVSIFADRQDSSNNFRRNVWDAVFEMIGDRPIIGIGPGHNSFNKVYPLYQRPRYTALSAYSIFLEIAVETGFMGLACFLWLVIVTLNTAFMQMRRFLESRSAEGLWLIGAIATLLGMLAHGTVDTVWYRPEVNTLWWLMVALVASYWTPLTRQRNQPNLQPTAY; this is encoded by the coding sequence ATGAATTTAGTCTGGCAAAGATTTACTTTATCCTCTGTACCGCTCAAAGAATATCTGGATACTAGCTACCTGCATCGTTTGATGGTGGGGATTTTACATCCTTGGCGGCAAACCAGTATTTTGATGCAGTGGGGAGATACTATAGCTGCTGCTCTACTCAGCCTAATCTATGCTCTTGCACCTTTTGTTTCTAGTACCCTGCTAGGATTGTTGTTGGTAGCTTGTGTGGGTTTCTGGGTACTATTGACTTTATCTGATGAAACAAGTCTTATAAATGCTGCCTCAGTCACGCCAATTCATCTGGTGGTGTTGCTTTATTGGAGTATTGCTGTCATAGCTACAGCTTTATCACCTGTGAAAAAGGCCGCGTTGAATGATTTAGTAACATTAACTCTCTATTTATTGCTCTTTGCTCTGTGTGCGAGAGTGCTGAGAATTTCCCGTCTGCGGTCTTGGCTGATTACTCTTTACTTACACGTATCGCTGATTGTCAGTGTATATGGAATTCGGCAATGGTTTTTTGGTGCTAAAGCATTAGCTACTTGGGTTGACCCAGAATCAAGTTTGGCTAAAACAACCAGGGTTTACAGTTATTTAGGTAATCCCAACTTATTGGCTGGATATCTTCTACCAGCAGTGGTTTTAAGTTTGATAGCTATTTTTGCCTGGCGTGGTTGGATTAGGAAAGCTTTAGCACTAACAATGTTTGTGGCAAATACTGCTTCCTTAGTTCTCACTTTTAGTCGTGGGGGCTGGATTGGTTTAGTGGTGGGGCTGTTGGCAGCGATGGCATTATTAGTTTATTGGTGGAGTGTGGAAATGCCGACCTTTTGGCGCACTTGGTCACTGCCAATTATTGTAGGCGGTTTGATTGGGGTATTGGTGCTGGCGGTGATTTTTGTAGAACCTGTACGCGTGCGAGTTGTGAGTATTTTTGCAGACCGTCAAGATAGTAGTAATAATTTTCGCCGTAATGTCTGGGATGCTGTTTTTGAGATGATAGGCGATCGCCCTATTATTGGTATCGGTCCTGGTCACAACTCTTTTAATAAAGTCTATCCCCTCTACCAACGTCCCCGTTATACTGCTTTGAGTGCTTATTCAATTTTCTTGGAGATAGCTGTGGAAACAGGTTTTATGGGTTTAGCTTGTTTTCTCTGGCTAGTAATTGTTACCTTGAATACGGCATTTATGCAAATGCGACGTTTCCTGGAATCGAGAAGCGCAGAGGGACTTTGGTTAATTGGGGCGATCGCCACTTTGCTAGGTATGCTCGCTCACGGCACAGTCGATACAGTCTGGTATCGTCCTGAAGTCAATACGCTCTGGTGGCTAATGGTTGCTTTAGTTGCCAGCTACTGGACACCTTTAACTCGACAAAGAAATCAACCTAATCTACAACCCACAGCCTACTAA
- a CDS encoding low molecular weight protein-tyrosine-phosphatase gives MSYKLLFVCLGNICRSPSAENIMNHLIDQAGLNDRIYCDSAGTSSYHIGSPPDRRMSAAASAKLGIKLRGQARQFQKLDFQEFDLILAMDKDNYENILAVDRSGEYHHKVRLMCDFCSRHTFKEVPDPYYGGPEGFNQVIDLLIDACEGLLDYVNSQEKGFRE, from the coding sequence ATGTCTTACAAGTTACTGTTTGTCTGCCTGGGTAATATTTGTCGATCGCCCTCGGCAGAAAATATTATGAATCATCTGATTGACCAAGCTGGTTTGAACGACCGAATTTACTGCGATTCTGCTGGTACTTCTAGCTATCATATTGGTAGTCCACCTGACCGGCGCATGAGTGCTGCTGCATCTGCTAAGTTAGGAATTAAACTACGTGGTCAAGCTCGTCAGTTTCAAAAATTAGACTTTCAAGAGTTTGATTTGATTTTGGCAATGGATAAAGACAATTACGAAAATATCCTTGCTGTTGACCGTTCTGGGGAATATCACCATAAGGTGCGCTTGATGTGCGATTTCTGCTCTAGACACACTTTCAAGGAAGTTCCAGATCCCTATTATGGCGGACCAGAGGGATTTAATCAGGTGATTGACCTGCTCATAGATGCTTGTGAAGGTCTGCTAGACTACGTGAACAGTCAAGAAAAAGGGTTTAGGGAATAG
- a CDS encoding GAF domain-containing sensor histidine kinase, translating to MIEPENKLFAPNDGWNSLETKEQQRIKVLSDLGLRQPETIPVFEEATQTAAHFLAAEISILGFIDQEIHWFKSSVGLSRLGLMNDLAQSRQLLRWDSFCSQVVENSQILVINDTKDITNTQISTSKLVQNYGIRSYLGAPLIEASGYCLGALAVMDRKPRNFTEREIEFLQIIARWSMSEFERNRLLQGKSHNNTIKSIPSKSIPSKSIPSLPFQEKQAIDLRIAPPILETVSNSTQHLKLELLGQLTQELRTPLTSVLGMAGVLAREIYGPLTTKQREYLEIIQHSGRYLLSLVNEITELGTLSENSNVLNLAPVDIEMLCQQAINTLSEVAVRRDQDIRLSIEPGHNRICPLDKDKVRQILYHLLFSIVQLSATGSIVHVHVSYKENKLCITIWVSHPWLEDGITEIDPYLRLNSLSILDILGESGKYDFYLENQENVPIILENSPNWIEQQLGILVNRSDKDLANESANLSRERLGLLLSCHLAELHGGQISIQGSSESGYRHVISLPLQSANTAPIINDVY from the coding sequence ATGATAGAGCCTGAAAACAAACTATTTGCCCCCAATGATGGTTGGAACTCTTTAGAAACAAAAGAACAACAACGCATCAAAGTATTGTCAGATTTAGGTTTACGCCAACCAGAAACAATTCCGGTATTTGAAGAAGCCACTCAAACAGCTGCCCACTTTTTGGCAGCAGAAATTTCTATTTTGGGATTTATAGACCAAGAAATTCACTGGTTCAAATCATCAGTGGGTTTATCAAGATTAGGACTCATGAATGATCTGGCACAAAGCCGTCAATTATTACGTTGGGATTCCTTTTGCTCCCAGGTGGTAGAGAATTCGCAAATATTAGTTATTAATGATACGAAAGATATAACAAATACACAAATATCTACCAGTAAGTTGGTGCAAAATTATGGCATCCGGTCTTACTTAGGAGCGCCATTAATTGAGGCTTCCGGCTATTGCTTAGGTGCATTAGCAGTGATGGATCGCAAGCCACGCAATTTCACAGAGCGAGAGATTGAGTTTTTGCAAATTATCGCTCGTTGGAGCATGAGTGAATTTGAACGCAACCGATTGTTACAAGGTAAATCACACAACAACACTATTAAAAGTATTCCTAGTAAAAGTATTCCTAGTAAAAGTATTCCTAGCTTGCCATTTCAGGAAAAACAGGCAATTGACTTGAGAATTGCTCCACCCATTCTAGAAACTGTTTCTAATTCTACTCAGCATCTGAAACTGGAACTTTTAGGCCAGCTAACTCAAGAGTTGCGTACACCCTTAACATCTGTACTGGGGATGGCTGGTGTTCTGGCACGTGAAATTTATGGGCCTTTAACAACTAAGCAGCGAGAATATCTAGAGATTATCCAACACAGTGGACGCTACTTACTTTCCTTAGTCAATGAAATTACTGAACTAGGAACATTAAGTGAGAATTCAAATGTGCTGAACTTAGCTCCTGTAGATATTGAAATGCTGTGCCAACAAGCTATCAACACTCTATCAGAAGTGGCTGTCCGTCGTGATCAAGATATTCGCCTGTCTATAGAACCTGGACACAATCGCATTTGTCCTTTAGATAAAGATAAGGTGCGACAAATTTTGTATCACCTGTTGTTTAGCATTGTTCAACTTTCTGCTACAGGTAGCATTGTTCATGTTCACGTTTCTTACAAAGAAAATAAGCTCTGCATTACTATTTGGGTTTCCCATCCGTGGTTAGAAGATGGAATTACTGAAATTGATCCTTACTTACGCCTCAATTCCTTGTCCATATTGGACATCTTGGGTGAGTCAGGAAAGTACGATTTTTATTTAGAAAATCAGGAGAATGTACCAATAATTTTGGAAAATTCACCAAATTGGATTGAACAGCAATTAGGAATACTGGTTAATCGTTCAGACAAGGATTTAGCTAATGAATCGGCTAATCTGTCTCGTGAAAGACTAGGCTTATTACTCAGCTGTCATTTGGCAGAACTACACGGCGGCCAAATTTCCATTCAAGGTTCCTCAGAATCAGGATACCGTCATGTGATTTCTTTGCCACTGCAATCGGCGAATACTGCTCCAATCATCAATGATGTCTATTGA
- a CDS encoding WGxxGxxG family protein, giving the protein MKSNFTKIVGAGVLMLTMGILPLGKPAQAQVNQPRTENAPDRTVYNDRNDTDWGWLGLIGLLGLAGLAGKKREEEPTRYRDPNAPGAASYRD; this is encoded by the coding sequence ATGAAAAGTAATTTCACCAAAATTGTTGGCGCTGGAGTTCTCATGTTGACTATGGGAATTTTACCCTTGGGTAAACCTGCACAAGCCCAAGTGAATCAACCCAGAACTGAGAATGCACCCGACAGGACTGTATATAATGATCGTAACGACACTGATTGGGGTTGGCTAGGATTAATTGGCCTCTTGGGTCTAGCTGGTTTAGCGGGTAAAAAACGTGAAGAAGAACCAACCCGTTATAGAGACCCTAATGCACCGGGGGCGGCCAGTTACAGAGACTAA
- the murC gene encoding UDP-N-acetylmuramate--L-alanine ligase codes for MNNYIDFSGRPFHFIGIGGIGMSALAYVLTKRQLPVSGSDLRPNQITRKLESLGAHIFSRQEASNIEFFRPQVLANGILLNSQERLPFDQTILPQVICSTAINTNNLEYKAALELGCPILHRSDVLAALIADYYSIAVAGTHGKTTTSSMIGYMLLKAGLDPTILVGGEVNAWEGNARLGESQYLVAEADESDGSLVKHAPAIGIITNIELDHPDHYETLDEVVETFQKFAQGCQILVGSIDCETVRDSLKPTISYSLHPDTGADYTVTNIDYRADGTTALVWEKGKALGVLNVQLLSRHNLSNALAAVAVGRVLGLEFGEIAKGIATFEGARRRFEFRGEAAGITFIDDYAHHPSEIRATLAAARLQARPGQRVVAIFQPHRYSRTLTFLEEFAESFTHADVVVLTDIYSAGEPNLGQISGEKLAAEIAKQHQQVIYQPTLSSVTEVLLSTLRPGDLALFLGAGNLNQAIPEIIATLCEPAKATS; via the coding sequence ATGAATAACTATATAGATTTTAGCGGTAGACCATTTCATTTCATAGGAATTGGCGGTATAGGAATGTCCGCTCTGGCTTATGTGTTGACAAAACGCCAATTACCAGTATCCGGTTCTGACCTGCGACCTAACCAAATTACCCGCAAGTTGGAATCTCTGGGCGCTCACATTTTTAGCAGACAAGAAGCCAGTAATATTGAATTCTTTCGTCCTCAAGTATTGGCTAATGGAATATTATTAAATTCACAAGAACGATTGCCTTTTGATCAGACAATTTTACCTCAAGTAATTTGTTCAACAGCTATTAACACCAATAATTTGGAATACAAAGCAGCCCTAGAATTAGGTTGTCCAATTTTACATCGTTCTGATGTCCTAGCTGCCTTGATAGCTGATTACTACAGCATTGCTGTGGCAGGAACTCACGGTAAAACTACAACCAGTAGCATGATAGGTTATATGCTATTAAAAGCAGGTCTTGACCCCACAATTTTGGTTGGTGGTGAAGTCAACGCTTGGGAAGGGAATGCTCGATTAGGGGAAAGTCAGTATTTAGTAGCTGAGGCAGATGAATCAGATGGTTCCCTTGTTAAACACGCCCCAGCAATTGGGATTATTACCAATATTGAACTCGATCATCCTGACCACTACGAAACATTAGACGAAGTGGTAGAGACTTTCCAAAAATTTGCCCAAGGTTGTCAAATTTTAGTAGGTAGCATTGATTGTGAAACAGTGCGCGATAGCTTAAAACCAACCATCAGTTATAGCCTTCATCCAGACACAGGCGCTGACTACACTGTTACCAACATTGACTATCGCGCTGATGGTACAACAGCTTTGGTTTGGGAAAAAGGTAAAGCCTTGGGTGTATTGAATGTACAGCTTTTGAGTCGGCATAACCTCAGCAATGCTCTAGCAGCCGTAGCTGTAGGACGTGTTCTGGGTTTAGAATTTGGAGAAATTGCCAAAGGTATTGCTACCTTTGAGGGTGCAAGACGGCGTTTTGAGTTCCGAGGGGAAGCCGCTGGTATTACCTTTATTGATGATTATGCCCATCACCCCAGTGAGATTCGTGCTACTCTCGCCGCCGCACGTCTCCAGGCTAGACCAGGGCAAAGGGTGGTTGCCATTTTCCAACCCCATCGTTATAGTCGTACACTTACCTTTTTAGAAGAATTTGCCGAGTCGTTTACCCATGCTGATGTAGTAGTCCTGACAGACATTTACAGTGCGGGAGAACCCAATCTAGGACAGATTAGTGGTGAAAAATTGGCAGCAGAAATTGCCAAGCAACACCAGCAGGTAATTTATCAACCAACTTTGTCTTCTGTTACCGAAGTCTTATTATCAACACTGCGTCCAGGCGACTTAGCACTGTTTCTAGGTGCTGGGAATTTAAATCAAGCGATTCCTGAAATCATTGCGACACTTTGCGAACCGGCTAAAGCCACATCCTGA
- the thiL gene encoding thiamine-phosphate kinase, with protein sequence MMSNLPTEHLQVQDIGEQGLLERLQRFCPPDVIGDDAAVLVTESEQSLVVTTDMLVDGVHFSDVTTSPEDAGWRAAAANLSDLAAMGAFPLGITIGLGLPGDVSVQWVERLYQGMTECLQKYNVPIVGGDIVRSPITTLAITAFGQATANFIIRRSTAQVGDAIVVTGIHGASRAGLELLLHPEIGQNLKTDEKAALITAHQRPKPRLDVIPILKEIFPSPCSLLPAPCLISGMDSSDGLADAVLQICRASKVGAILEQSKIPLPSAFNNWLSPERSLHYALYGGEDFELVLCLPLQAALTLVQKLGASAAIVGTITPGSTVILQHENKKIPDQVLNLSQGFQHFN encoded by the coding sequence ATGATGTCTAACTTACCAACAGAACATTTGCAAGTCCAAGATATTGGCGAACAAGGTCTTTTAGAGAGATTACAACGCTTCTGTCCTCCAGACGTAATTGGTGATGATGCGGCAGTTTTGGTGACAGAATCAGAGCAATCTTTGGTTGTTACCACAGATATGCTAGTTGATGGTGTGCATTTTAGTGATGTCACCACTTCCCCAGAGGATGCTGGTTGGCGTGCAGCAGCAGCAAATCTATCAGATTTAGCGGCTATGGGTGCTTTTCCTTTAGGTATCACCATCGGACTAGGTTTACCTGGAGATGTGAGCGTTCAATGGGTGGAAAGACTGTATCAGGGAATGACGGAATGTTTGCAAAAGTACAACGTGCCTATAGTTGGTGGTGATATTGTGCGATCGCCTATCACCACTTTAGCAATTACCGCCTTTGGTCAGGCTACTGCCAATTTTATTATCCGTCGTTCCACTGCCCAAGTAGGAGATGCCATTGTCGTCACAGGCATTCATGGAGCCTCCCGTGCGGGCTTAGAATTACTCTTACACCCGGAAATAGGTCAAAACCTCAAAACTGACGAAAAGGCAGCTTTAATCACAGCACACCAGCGCCCCAAACCACGTTTAGATGTTATACCCATCCTCAAAGAAATCTTCCCATCCCCCTGCTCCCTGCTCCCCGCCCCCTGCCTCATATCTGGGATGGACAGCAGTGATGGTTTGGCAGATGCTGTATTACAAATCTGTCGTGCTAGTAAAGTAGGCGCTATCTTAGAACAGAGTAAAATTCCGCTACCATCAGCTTTTAATAACTGGCTATCACCAGAGCGATCGCTACATTATGCCCTATACGGTGGTGAAGATTTTGAATTAGTCCTGTGCTTACCACTACAAGCCGCATTAACATTAGTCCAAAAATTAGGTGCAAGTGCAGCTATCGTAGGCACAATTACACCAGGCTCAACAGTCATCTTACAGCATGAAAACAAAAAAATCCCCGACCAAGTTTTAAATCTTAGTCAGGGATTTCAACATTTTAATTAG
- the smpB gene encoding SsrA-binding protein SmpB produces the protein MSDKNEGYKVISDNRQARYLYEILETYEAGIQLAGTEVKSIRAGKVNLQDGYALIRNGEAWLINVHISPYSSSGQYFNHEPRRTRKLLLHRLELRKLIGKVEQQGLTLVPLKMYLKRGWVKVSIGLCKGKKIHDKREDLKRRQDQRDIQRAMKNY, from the coding sequence ATGAGTGACAAAAACGAAGGCTATAAAGTTATTAGCGACAATCGCCAAGCCCGTTATTTGTATGAAATCCTAGAAACCTACGAAGCTGGAATTCAGCTGGCAGGAACGGAAGTCAAGTCAATACGTGCAGGTAAAGTGAATCTCCAAGATGGCTATGCTTTGATTCGCAATGGCGAAGCATGGTTAATAAATGTACATATTTCTCCTTACAGTTCTAGTGGACAATATTTTAATCATGAACCGCGTCGCACTCGTAAGTTGCTGCTGCATCGCCTAGAACTCCGTAAGCTAATTGGTAAGGTAGAACAGCAGGGTTTAACCCTAGTCCCGTTGAAAATGTATCTTAAACGGGGTTGGGTAAAAGTCAGTATCGGTTTATGTAAAGGTAAAAAAATTCACGACAAGCGGGAAGACCTCAAACGCCGTCAAGATCAGCGTGATATTCAACGAGCAATGAAAAATTATTGA
- the nadD gene encoding nicotinate (nicotinamide) nucleotide adenylyltransferase: MQQLAIFGGTFDPIHWGHLLLAETALAQLHLEQVIWIPSKNPPHKQATLFEHRVTMLQLATKNNPAFTVSLIERERSGTSYAINTLIDLSVYYPNTHWYWIIGLDAFQTLPRWYRGSELAQMCDWLIAPRLVGGETIAQSEIICKQVEQKFREKSYTIHWQLLHTPLVRVSSSIMRELCRQGHSIHDLVPEPVRLYIATNNLYSNNSE, encoded by the coding sequence ATGCAGCAACTAGCAATTTTTGGAGGCACCTTTGACCCAATTCACTGGGGACACCTGCTCTTAGCCGAAACGGCTTTGGCTCAATTACATCTAGAACAGGTAATTTGGATACCCTCAAAAAATCCTCCTCATAAACAAGCCACACTGTTTGAGCATCGGGTAACAATGCTGCAATTAGCAACTAAAAATAACCCAGCCTTTACTGTCTCACTCATTGAGAGAGAACGCTCTGGGACTTCTTATGCTATCAACACCCTGATTGATTTATCTGTTTATTACCCAAATACTCATTGGTACTGGATTATAGGTTTGGATGCCTTCCAAACCTTGCCTCGTTGGTATCGTGGATCTGAACTAGCGCAAATGTGTGATTGGTTAATCGCACCCCGACTAGTAGGTGGTGAGACTATAGCTCAAAGTGAGATAATCTGCAAGCAAGTGGAGCAAAAATTTAGAGAAAAATCGTATACCATTCACTGGCAATTACTGCATACACCTTTAGTAAGAGTTTCGTCAAGTATCATGCGTGAACTTTGTCGCCAAGGCCATTCAATTCATGATTTAGTACCGGAACCGGTCAGATTGTACATCGCTACTAACAACTTGTACTCAAATAATTCTGAATAA
- a CDS encoding YbaB/EbfC family nucleoid-associated protein has protein sequence MTAGKGQGFGFGLGKMKELAAAFQKAQQVQEGAKRLQEELEQMEIQGESGGGLVKVIVSGNQEPRRVEISPDAIAQGSELLSDLVTAAMKDAYNKSTATMRERMEDLTSGLELPGL, from the coding sequence ATGACAGCAGGAAAAGGACAGGGATTTGGCTTTGGCTTAGGAAAAATGAAAGAACTAGCCGCAGCTTTTCAAAAGGCACAGCAAGTTCAAGAAGGTGCAAAACGTCTCCAAGAAGAATTGGAGCAAATGGAAATTCAAGGAGAATCTGGCGGTGGACTGGTTAAGGTAATTGTCAGTGGTAACCAAGAACCCAGAAGAGTAGAAATTTCCCCAGACGCAATAGCACAAGGTTCAGAGCTACTTTCTGATCTCGTGACAGCAGCGATGAAAGATGCCTACAACAAGTCCACTGCGACCATGCGCGAACGTATGGAAGATTTGACCAGTGGATTGGAACTACCGGGATTATAG
- a CDS encoding type I glyceraldehyde-3-phosphate dehydrogenase, with the protein MIRVAINGFGRIGRNFARCWVGRENSQIELVAINDTSDPRTNAHLLRYDSMLGRLQNADISADDNSITVNGKTIKCVSDRNPDNLPWKEWNIDLIIESTGVFTSKEGAMRHVNAGAKKVLITAPGKNEDGTFVMGVNHHDYDHNLHNIISNASCTTNCLAPIAKVLNEKFGIIKGTMTTTHSYTGDQRLLDASHRDLRRARAAAINIVPTSTGAAKAVALVLPDLKGKLNGVALRVPTPNVSMVDFVVQVEKRTITEEVNQALKDASEGPLKGILGYSELQLVSSDYQGTNESSIVDANLTMVMGNDMVKVMAWYDNEWGYSQRVLDLAELVASKWA; encoded by the coding sequence GTGATTAGAGTTGCAATCAATGGTTTCGGGCGCATTGGACGGAACTTCGCACGCTGCTGGGTGGGTAGAGAGAATAGCCAAATTGAGCTTGTGGCTATCAATGACACCTCTGACCCTAGAACCAATGCTCACCTCCTCAGATATGACTCCATGCTAGGGAGGTTACAAAATGCCGATATTAGTGCAGATGATAATTCCATCACCGTCAATGGTAAGACGATTAAATGCGTATCTGATCGCAACCCAGATAACTTGCCCTGGAAAGAGTGGAACATTGACCTGATTATTGAATCAACTGGTGTTTTTACCAGCAAAGAAGGGGCAATGAGGCACGTAAATGCTGGTGCTAAGAAGGTTCTGATTACCGCCCCTGGTAAAAATGAAGATGGTACTTTTGTGATGGGTGTGAATCATCATGATTATGATCACAACCTACATAACATCATTAGTAATGCCAGCTGTACTACTAACTGTTTGGCTCCTATTGCGAAGGTGTTAAATGAGAAATTTGGCATCATCAAAGGCACAATGACCACCACCCACAGCTACACTGGAGACCAGCGTTTATTAGACGCTTCTCACCGTGATTTGCGTCGGGCCAGAGCAGCAGCTATTAACATTGTTCCCACCTCCACTGGAGCAGCAAAAGCAGTAGCTCTGGTACTCCCAGACCTGAAGGGTAAGCTGAATGGTGTAGCTTTACGTGTACCCACCCCCAATGTTTCCATGGTGGATTTTGTGGTTCAGGTTGAGAAGCGCACTATTACTGAAGAAGTTAACCAAGCCCTTAAAGATGCTTCTGAAGGACCACTCAAAGGCATTTTAGGTTACAGCGAACTTCAACTTGTATCTTCTGATTATCAAGGTACAAATGAGTCTTCCATTGTTGATGCCAACTTAACTATGGTCATGGGTAATGACATGGTGAAAGTCATGGCATGGTATGACAATGAATGGGGTTACAGCCAACGAGTTCTAGATTTGGCTGAATTAGTAGCTTCTAAGTGGGCGTAG
- a CDS encoding response regulator transcription factor codes for MPLKILVVDDDLGTRLSISDYLELSGYSVIMADDGQDALSMVEENHPDLMVTDIVMPRMNGYELVRRVRQQAGFRLLPVILLTARTKTQERILGYQSGCDLYLPKPFELEELAAAIRNLLERSQIIQSEYRFSHQESFDGSHSLKSIDGQYPLSNQIPNPQLLQSLTTREQEVLELLTHGLSNAEMGHQLHLSPRTVEKYVSSLLRKTSTSNRAELVRFAIKHGLVE; via the coding sequence ATGCCCTTGAAGATCCTTGTAGTGGATGACGACCTGGGCACTCGTCTGTCTATTAGTGATTATCTTGAACTGTCCGGCTATTCGGTGATCATGGCTGATGACGGTCAAGATGCTTTGTCTATGGTGGAAGAGAACCATCCTGATTTGATGGTGACAGATATTGTCATGCCACGGATGAACGGCTATGAACTTGTGCGCCGGGTGCGTCAACAGGCAGGGTTTAGGTTGTTACCTGTAATTTTGTTAACAGCGCGAACCAAAACCCAAGAAAGAATTCTCGGCTACCAATCAGGATGCGATTTATACCTGCCCAAGCCTTTTGAACTAGAAGAGTTAGCAGCAGCTATTCGTAATTTACTGGAGCGATCGCAAATTATTCAATCAGAATACCGATTTTCTCATCAAGAAAGTTTCGACGGGTCTCACTCCCTTAAATCAATAGACGGACAATATCCTTTATCAAATCAAATTCCCAATCCCCAGCTGCTTCAGTCGCTGACCACAAGAGAACAGGAAGTCCTAGAACTATTGACTCATGGTTTGTCTAATGCCGAAATGGGTCATCAACTGCACCTAAGTCCGCGAACAGTAGAAAAATACGTCAGCAGTTTATTAAGAAAAACTTCAACCAGCAATCGAGCAGAACTGGTACGTTTTGCCATCAAGCATGGTCTTGTAGAGTAG